From the genome of Pelobacter propionicus DSM 2379, one region includes:
- the iorA gene encoding indolepyruvate ferredoxin oxidoreductase subunit alpha, whose product MKEILSGNEAIARGAYEAGCSVACAYPGTPSTEILENTIRYEEINSSWAPNEKVALEVGIGASFGGGRALVAMKHVGVNVAADPLFTLSYTGVNGGLVLVSADDPEMHSSQNEQDNRNYAKFAKFPLLEPADSQECKDFTRLAFQLSEQYDTPVMLRTTTRISHSKSIVELGERVIDLAPPKLVRNAAKLVMLPGNARVRHPLVEERCVKLSQDGATMAINRLELRDSSIGIITSGVCYQYVREILPTASTLKLGMVHPLPHDLIRRFAASVDRLFVVEELDPFIEEQVRAMGLAVIGKEITSLCGELTPERLAAAFAGIGVSVARPPAVESSAGGESSLLQRPPNMCPGCPHRGVFYTLKKLDAYVTGDIGCYTLGFLPPLSAMDTCVCMGASIGMATGVTKVVSPEERKKVVAIIGDSTFLHTGINGLMDMVYNQSPATVIILDNRITAMTGRQDNPGSGYTLMNDPTHSVDLPALCRALGVRHVRAINPFDLQETRAAIQEEMNRDEPSVIITDKPCVLVKREGVFTRGPLLKVDEQACSGCRACLKLGCPAIEWRPGDGKIGKAYINPQLCTGCDVCRQLCSFDAIGRAK is encoded by the coding sequence ATGAAAGAAATTCTCTCCGGCAATGAGGCAATCGCCCGCGGTGCGTACGAGGCAGGCTGTAGCGTCGCCTGCGCCTATCCGGGCACACCATCCACCGAGATCCTCGAGAACACCATCAGGTATGAGGAAATTAACTCATCCTGGGCGCCCAACGAGAAGGTGGCCCTGGAGGTCGGTATCGGCGCCTCCTTCGGCGGCGGTCGCGCGCTGGTGGCCATGAAGCACGTGGGGGTCAACGTGGCTGCGGATCCGCTGTTCACCCTCTCCTACACCGGCGTCAACGGCGGTCTGGTCCTGGTTTCGGCGGACGATCCGGAGATGCACTCCTCCCAGAACGAGCAGGACAACCGCAACTATGCCAAGTTCGCCAAGTTTCCGCTGCTGGAGCCGGCCGATTCCCAGGAGTGCAAGGATTTCACCCGACTGGCCTTCCAACTCTCCGAACAGTACGATACGCCGGTCATGCTGCGCACCACCACCCGCATCTCCCACAGCAAATCCATTGTGGAACTGGGGGAGCGGGTCATTGATCTGGCGCCGCCCAAACTGGTCAGGAACGCGGCCAAGCTGGTCATGCTGCCGGGCAATGCCCGTGTGCGTCACCCGCTGGTGGAAGAACGCTGCGTCAAGCTCTCCCAGGACGGGGCGACCATGGCCATCAACCGCCTGGAACTGCGCGACAGTTCCATCGGCATCATCACCTCCGGCGTCTGCTACCAGTACGTGCGCGAGATTCTACCCACCGCATCCACCCTCAAGCTGGGCATGGTCCATCCCCTGCCCCACGACCTGATTCGTCGGTTCGCCGCCTCGGTGGACAGGCTCTTCGTGGTGGAGGAGCTGGACCCCTTTATCGAGGAGCAGGTCAGGGCCATGGGGCTGGCGGTGATTGGTAAGGAGATCACCTCCCTGTGCGGAGAACTCACCCCCGAGCGGCTGGCTGCCGCCTTTGCCGGCATCGGTGTCAGCGTGGCCCGCCCCCCAGCGGTGGAGAGTAGTGCAGGCGGAGAGTCATCCCTGCTGCAGCGGCCGCCCAACATGTGTCCCGGCTGTCCGCACCGCGGCGTTTTCTACACCCTGAAAAAGCTCGATGCCTATGTGACCGGCGATATCGGCTGCTACACCCTGGGTTTCCTGCCGCCCCTGTCGGCCATGGATACCTGCGTCTGCATGGGCGCCTCCATCGGTATGGCCACCGGCGTGACCAAGGTGGTTTCACCGGAGGAGCGTAAAAAGGTAGTGGCCATCATCGGCGACTCCACCTTCCTGCATACCGGCATCAACGGGCTGATGGACATGGTCTACAACCAGTCCCCGGCAACGGTGATCATCCTGGACAACCGCATCACCGCCATGACCGGTCGCCAGGACAACCCCGGCTCCGGCTATACCCTGATGAACGACCCGACCCACAGCGTGGACCTGCCCGCGCTCTGCAGGGCACTGGGGGTCAGGCATGTGCGCGCCATAAACCCCTTTGACCTGCAAGAGACCCGCGCGGCGATCCAGGAGGAGATGAACCGCGACGAACCGTCGGTGATCATCACCGACAAGCCCTGCGTGCTGGTAAAACGCGAGGGGGTCTTCACGCGAGGCCCGCTGCTGAAGGTGGACGAGCAAGCGTGCAGTGGTTGCCGAGCCTGCCTCAAACTGGGCTGCCCGGCCATTGAATGGCGGCCCGGTGACGGGAAGATCGGCAAGGCGTATATCAATCCTCAGCTCTGCACCGGCTGCGATGTCTGCCGCCAGCTGTGTTCATTCGATGCGATCGGGAGGGCTAAATGA
- a CDS encoding indolepyruvate oxidoreductase subunit beta yields the protein MNSQITNILMVGVGGQGILLAAEILSETVMLAGYDVKKSEIHGMSQRGGSVVSHVRYGKEVFSPIVPEGEGDILFGFELMETFRALPLLKPGASVIANDLRISPPSVLMGQKAYPAGLAEKIQSRFPDFLLVDGQQLASQAGNARAANTVLLGAVSKRLDIAEKYWLAALEKMVPPKALEVNKTAFLMGRGLS from the coding sequence ATGAACAGTCAGATCACCAACATCCTGATGGTGGGGGTCGGCGGCCAGGGGATTCTGCTGGCCGCGGAGATCTTGTCCGAAACCGTCATGCTCGCCGGGTACGATGTGAAGAAGAGCGAGATCCACGGCATGTCCCAGCGTGGGGGGAGTGTCGTCTCCCACGTGCGCTACGGAAAAGAGGTGTTTTCACCCATCGTGCCGGAAGGGGAGGGGGACATCCTGTTCGGCTTCGAGCTGATGGAGACTTTTCGGGCACTTCCGCTGCTCAAGCCCGGCGCCAGCGTCATCGCCAACGACCTGCGCATTTCGCCTCCGTCGGTACTGATGGGGCAGAAGGCCTATCCCGCCGGTCTGGCCGAGAAAATCCAGTCCCGCTTTCCCGATTTTCTGCTGGTTGACGGCCAGCAACTGGCCAGCCAGGCGGGAAATGCTCGTGCCGCCAACACGGTGCTCCTGGGTGCCGTTTCCAAGCGTCTGGACATCGCCGAGAAGTACTGGCTGGCTGCGCTGGAGAAGATGGTTCCCCCTAAGGCGCTGGAGGTCAACAAAACGGCCTTCCTGATGGGAAGGGGGTTGTCATGA
- a CDS encoding beta-class carbonic anhydrase: MSLETPTLLESILEANRLFTRPDAFPPLPKNPTRQLAIFTCMDTRLVDFLEPAMGLKRGDAKVIKNAGNTIVDPMGGSVIRSLVSGIFLLGVEEIFVIGHRDCGMSSVDVESLKESMVRRGIPRTVIDYHVPDLGQWLGAFSHPVENVEQVVGIIRQNPLIPRDVPVHGLLFCPNDGHLEVVVNGYSGESFANRIAE; encoded by the coding sequence ATGAGCCTGGAGACCCCCACGCTGCTGGAATCCATTCTTGAGGCCAACCGGTTGTTCACCCGGCCGGACGCCTTTCCGCCCCTGCCGAAGAATCCCACCCGGCAATTGGCCATCTTCACCTGCATGGACACCCGGTTGGTGGATTTCCTGGAACCGGCCATGGGGCTCAAGCGCGGTGATGCCAAGGTGATCAAGAACGCGGGCAACACCATCGTCGATCCCATGGGTGGGTCGGTGATCCGCAGTCTGGTGAGCGGCATATTCCTGCTGGGGGTGGAAGAGATCTTCGTCATCGGCCACCGGGATTGCGGCATGTCAAGCGTGGACGTGGAATCCCTGAAGGAGTCCATGGTCAGGCGCGGCATTCCCCGCACGGTCATCGATTACCACGTTCCCGACCTGGGGCAGTGGCTGGGCGCCTTCTCCCACCCGGTGGAGAACGTGGAGCAGGTGGTGGGCATCATTCGCCAGAACCCGCTCATACCCCGGGACGTGCCGGTGCACGGGTTGCTGTTCTGTCCCAACGACGGCCACCTGGAGGTGGTTGTCAACGGCTACAGCGGTGAGAGTTTCGCCAACAGGATTGCGGAATAA
- a CDS encoding phenylacetate--CoA ligase family protein → MYFNEEFETLPRQALEAIQLKRLRAVLERVYNNVPFYRNSFDMAGFRPADLKGLDDLQRLPFTTKQDMRDSYPYGLFAAPMDEIVRIHASSGTTGKPTVVGYTGSDVNMWAELMARSFVSAGAHKGDIVHNAYGYGLFTGGLGAHYGAERLGASVIPMSGGNTKKQIMIMQDFGSTVLTCTPSYSLFMAEAAREEGIDFRDLKLRVGIFGAEPWSEAMRAEIEAKLNLSAVDIYGLSEIMGPGVAIECCEAKCGLHIWEDHFIPEIIDPVSGRRLAEGERGELVITTITKQGIPLIRYRTRDITSITYEPCICGRTHARITRMSGRSDDMLIIRGVNIFPSQIESVLVGIEGVEPHYLLIVERTDNLDTLEIQVEVDEQLFSDEIKVLQKLSKRIEKEIKDILGVTCSAKLVEPKTIQRSEGKAKRVIDNRKS, encoded by the coding sequence ATGTATTTTAACGAGGAATTCGAGACCCTTCCCCGCCAGGCCCTGGAGGCGATCCAGCTGAAGCGGCTGCGAGCGGTACTCGAACGTGTGTATAACAACGTACCGTTTTACCGCAACTCTTTCGATATGGCCGGATTCAGGCCGGCAGACCTGAAAGGGCTCGACGACCTGCAGAGGCTCCCCTTCACCACCAAACAGGACATGCGCGACTCCTACCCCTACGGGCTGTTCGCCGCTCCCATGGACGAGATCGTGCGCATCCACGCCTCCAGCGGCACCACCGGCAAACCGACGGTGGTGGGCTACACGGGCAGCGATGTCAATATGTGGGCCGAGCTGATGGCACGCTCGTTCGTGTCGGCCGGCGCCCACAAGGGTGATATCGTCCACAACGCCTACGGCTATGGCCTGTTCACCGGCGGCCTGGGCGCCCACTACGGCGCCGAGCGCCTGGGAGCCTCGGTCATCCCCATGTCCGGCGGCAACACCAAGAAGCAGATCATGATCATGCAGGACTTCGGCTCCACGGTCCTGACCTGCACCCCCTCCTATTCGCTGTTCATGGCCGAGGCGGCCCGGGAAGAGGGGATCGACTTCCGCGACCTGAAGCTCAGGGTGGGGATCTTCGGTGCCGAGCCCTGGTCGGAGGCCATGCGTGCCGAGATCGAGGCCAAGCTGAACCTGTCTGCCGTCGATATCTACGGCCTGTCCGAGATCATGGGACCGGGGGTTGCCATCGAGTGCTGTGAAGCCAAGTGCGGGCTGCACATCTGGGAGGACCACTTCATCCCCGAGATCATCGATCCGGTCAGCGGCCGGCGCCTGGCCGAGGGGGAACGGGGCGAACTGGTCATCACCACCATCACCAAGCAGGGCATTCCGCTGATACGCTACCGCACCCGCGACATCACCAGCATCACCTACGAGCCGTGCATCTGCGGCCGGACCCATGCCCGCATCACCCGCATGAGCGGCCGTTCCGACGACATGCTGATCATTCGCGGGGTGAACATCTTCCCCTCCCAGATCGAGTCGGTGCTGGTGGGTATCGAAGGGGTCGAGCCGCACTACCTGCTGATCGTGGAGCGCACGGACAACCTGGACACCCTGGAGATCCAGGTGGAGGTGGACGAGCAACTCTTCTCCGACGAGATCAAGGTGCTGCAGAAACTCTCCAAGCGCATCGAGAAGGAGATCAAGGATATCCTGGGGGTCACCTGCAGCGCTAAGCTGGTGGAGCCCAAGACCATCCAGCGCAGCGAGGGGAAGGCGAAACGGGTCATCGACAACCGCAAATCATAG
- a CDS encoding ACT domain-containing protein, protein MKVEQISIFIENKSGRLAEITRILGDEGINIRALSLADTSDFGILRLIVNDAGRAKAALKERGFTVNKTEVVAVEVPDCPGGLSSILQTLDSQQINVEYMYAFVERCGGNAVIIFRFDEADKAISTLQANNFNVLQGERLYSM, encoded by the coding sequence ATGAAAGTCGAACAGATATCCATCTTCATCGAGAACAAATCGGGTCGCCTGGCCGAGATCACCCGTATCCTGGGAGATGAGGGGATCAACATCCGCGCGCTTTCCCTGGCTGATACCTCGGATTTCGGCATCCTGCGCCTGATCGTCAACGATGCCGGCAGAGCCAAGGCGGCGCTGAAGGAGCGGGGGTTCACGGTCAACAAGACCGAGGTGGTTGCCGTGGAGGTTCCCGACTGCCCCGGCGGGCTCTCCTCCATTCTGCAGACCCTTGACTCCCAGCAGATAAACGTGGAATACATGTACGCCTTTGTGGAACGTTGTGGTGGCAATGCCGTGATCATCTTCCGCTTCGACGAGGCCGACAAAGCCATTTCCACGCTCCAGGCCAACAACTTCAACGTACTGCAGGGAGAGCGCCTGTATAGCATGTGA